In a genomic window of Agarivorans albus:
- the holA gene encoding DNA polymerase III subunit delta yields MRIYADRLSQQNAANYSCYLIAGEEPLIKIETIDSIRHQLQQQGLAEERLKFTFDADFQWPDIFDAMSELSLFSQYRLIELQLDRVPDKAIQNQLDELLQLLNPETRFLLSVPKLTKANEKQNWYKLFDQQGLVVMIYPPEGGQLHTWVRQRLSQQKLPADNDLIALLLHYYEGNLLALSQAISTIALRWGQQLPSLKEIEAGLSHANHFSSFQLVDALLGGDFQRSLLIIKQLQLEGEEPTLINWGLDKEFKLLQLLQEQPSSHHSSLFKQHGVWNKRQGLVSSAAKRYSPQQVNAARMQVAEIDKAIKQFTGDHAWHQLERLVFELASPAVKHA; encoded by the coding sequence ATGCGCATCTACGCTGACCGTCTGTCACAGCAAAATGCCGCAAACTACAGCTGCTATTTAATAGCAGGTGAAGAACCGCTGATTAAGATTGAAACTATCGACAGCATTCGCCACCAATTGCAACAACAAGGTTTGGCTGAAGAACGCTTAAAGTTCACCTTTGATGCAGACTTTCAATGGCCAGATATTTTTGATGCAATGTCTGAGCTGTCGCTGTTTAGCCAGTATCGTTTAATTGAACTGCAACTTGATCGGGTACCCGACAAAGCCATTCAAAATCAGCTTGATGAACTACTCCAGTTGCTCAACCCTGAGACTCGATTTTTGCTCAGTGTGCCTAAGTTAACCAAAGCCAATGAAAAGCAAAATTGGTACAAGCTTTTTGACCAACAAGGCTTAGTGGTAATGATTTATCCACCAGAAGGTGGACAATTGCACACTTGGGTAAGGCAACGTTTAAGCCAACAGAAACTGCCCGCCGATAACGACCTAATAGCCTTATTACTGCATTATTACGAAGGGAACTTACTCGCGCTTAGCCAGGCAATATCAACCATTGCATTACGCTGGGGGCAGCAACTTCCTTCGTTAAAAGAAATTGAAGCGGGCTTGTCACATGCCAATCATTTCTCTAGTTTTCAATTGGTCGATGCCCTATTAGGCGGTGACTTTCAGCGCAGCTTATTAATCATTAAGCAGCTGCAACTTGAGGGCGAAGAGCCAACCTTAATCAATTGGGGCTTAGACAAAGAGTTTAAGTTGCTACAGCTTTTGCAAGAGCAGCCTTCTAGCCACCATTCCAGCTTATTTAAGCAGCACGGCGTTTGGAATAAGCGCCAAGGCTTAGTGAGTAGCGCAGCAAAACGCTATAGCCCACAACAAGTTAACGCTGCGCGTATGCAAGTTGCCGAAATAGACAAAGCCATTAAGCAATTTACCGGTGACCATGCTTGGCACCAATTAGAACGCTTAGTATTTGAACTGGCATCACCAGCGGTAAAACATGCTTAA
- the nadD gene encoding nicotinate-nucleotide adenylyltransferase: MLKLFFGGSFDPIHLGHVISAQQLLATTHAADITLLPNALSPLKEKQFSTAQHRQQLLELALSDYPQLKLDWREVARGGHSYTCDTLKQLANEYPNQPLGFVMGLDSFNHLDKWREWQTLCDYAHLIVIARPGYHLQLSEQLNQWLETKLCKDVSELSAHNNGKVYFCQLQKMDMSSSEIRQHLQNQANPDLLKNQLSEKVLSYILQHKLYGA, from the coding sequence ATGCTTAAGCTGTTTTTTGGCGGCTCATTTGACCCTATTCACCTTGGACACGTTATCAGTGCTCAGCAATTGCTAGCTACCACACATGCTGCCGACATAACGCTGCTGCCCAATGCCTTATCACCGCTTAAAGAGAAGCAATTTAGTACCGCACAACATCGCCAACAATTGCTAGAGCTAGCACTCAGTGATTATCCTCAGCTTAAGCTAGACTGGCGCGAAGTTGCTAGAGGCGGCCACTCTTATACCTGCGATACCCTTAAACAACTCGCTAATGAATACCCAAATCAGCCGCTTGGCTTTGTGATGGGTTTAGATTCATTCAACCATTTAGATAAATGGCGTGAATGGCAAACGCTTTGCGACTACGCTCATTTGATCGTGATTGCCCGTCCCGGTTACCACTTACAACTCTCAGAGCAGCTAAACCAGTGGCTTGAAACCAAGTTATGCAAAGATGTTAGTGAGCTAAGCGCTCACAACAATGGCAAAGTATACTTTTGTCAGCTGCAAAAAATGGATATGTCTTCGAGCGAGATCCGCCAGCACTTGCAAAACCAAGCAAACCCAGACTTGCTGAAAAATCAGTTATCTGAAAAAGTCCTTAGCTATATTCTTCAACATAAGCTTTACGGCGCTTAA
- the rsfS gene encoding ribosome silencing factor, which produces MQNQQLIDFVVDKIEDMKGRDIQNLDVSQLSNVTDTMIICSGNSKRHVKSIADNVVKEAKQVELEVIGIEGMDESEWVLVDLGDVVLHVMQDSARDFYQLEKLWAPAVSESKAG; this is translated from the coding sequence TTGCAAAACCAACAACTGATCGATTTTGTAGTAGACAAAATTGAAGATATGAAAGGTCGAGATATTCAAAATCTAGACGTAAGCCAACTCTCTAACGTGACCGATACCATGATAATTTGTAGTGGTAATTCTAAGCGACATGTTAAATCCATCGCCGACAATGTAGTTAAAGAAGCCAAGCAAGTTGAACTTGAAGTGATTGGCATCGAAGGCATGGACGAATCAGAGTGGGTATTGGTTGATCTAGGTGATGTGGTATTGCACGTAATGCAAGACAGCGCTCGCGACTTTTACCAACTTGAAAAACTATGGGCACCCGCTGTTTCTGAGTCTAAAGCCGGATGA